The Microbacterium sp. LWO12-1.2 genome includes a window with the following:
- a CDS encoding TetR/AcrR family transcriptional regulator has protein sequence MSSSKDGYHHGDLARALEDAAMQLLERMPAADISLREVARAANVSHNAPYHHFADRLGLLKAIAERSMADLLAQVRAAASEAETPRELLIEGGSAYIRFAVEHPHAFDAVYDPTVCVPGSPTATMAPLIDGLEAALAEGAIAAGLDRPGDVVSLWGLIHGLGTLAAAGHFTLDDALAAHASTVDRLLG, from the coding sequence ATGTCAAGTTCGAAGGACGGCTACCACCACGGCGACCTCGCCAGGGCGCTGGAGGATGCCGCGATGCAGCTGTTGGAGCGGATGCCGGCGGCCGACATCAGCCTGCGCGAAGTCGCCAGAGCTGCGAATGTGAGCCACAATGCGCCGTACCACCACTTCGCCGATCGACTGGGTCTGCTCAAGGCGATCGCGGAGCGCAGCATGGCCGATCTCCTGGCGCAGGTGCGCGCCGCGGCATCCGAGGCCGAGACGCCCAGGGAGCTGCTGATCGAGGGGGGCTCCGCCTACATCCGCTTCGCCGTCGAGCATCCGCACGCCTTCGACGCCGTCTACGACCCGACCGTGTGCGTTCCCGGATCGCCGACCGCGACCATGGCGCCGCTGATCGACGGACTCGAGGCGGCTCTCGCCGAGGGAGCCATCGCCGCAGGGCTCGACCGCCCCGGCGACGTCGTCTCGCTCTGGGGGCTGATCCACGGGCTGGGCACGCTGGCCGCCGCCGGCCACTTCACGCTCGACGACGCCCTCGCGGCGCACGCCTCGACCGTGGATCGTCTGCTGGGCTGA
- a CDS encoding NAD(P)H-dependent oxidoreductase encodes MTALVIDGHPDSRSLTASLAQRYAEGHGDARVLALRDLDFDPHLRFGYRERMTLEPDLVDAKRALSEADTIVVATPLWWGSVPAVLKGFFDRALLPQQEYRYTKLGLPVGLLPARRGRLLLLADTPWFAAPFTGLPAQTHVARNTMRLCGIRSVRTHRMLGVKDAAEPTVARWLDRAERLGAVDAR; translated from the coding sequence ATGACCGCTCTCGTGATCGACGGCCACCCCGACTCCCGCTCCCTGACCGCCTCGCTCGCCCAGCGCTATGCCGAGGGGCACGGCGATGCCCGCGTGCTCGCGCTCCGGGATCTCGACTTCGATCCGCACCTGCGATTCGGCTACCGCGAGCGGATGACGCTCGAGCCTGACCTCGTCGACGCCAAGCGCGCGCTCAGCGAGGCCGACACGATCGTGGTCGCGACACCGCTGTGGTGGGGATCGGTGCCCGCGGTGCTGAAGGGCTTCTTCGACCGCGCTCTGCTCCCCCAGCAGGAGTACCGCTACACGAAGCTCGGCCTGCCGGTCGGGTTGCTGCCCGCCCGGCGCGGACGCCTGCTCCTGCTCGCCGACACCCCGTGGTTCGCCGCGCCCTTCACCGGCCTGCCCGCACAGACTCACGTCGCCCGCAACACCATGCGTCTGTGCGGCATCCGCTCCGTGCGCACGCATCGGATGCTGGGCGTCAAGGATGCCGCCGAGCCCACCGTCGCCCGCTGGCTCGACCGCGCCGAACGGCTCGGTGCTGTCGACGCCCGCTGA
- a CDS encoding alpha/beta fold hydrolase produces MTAALFDGIDAHRIQTARYTANVLERPAADPEAPTATVVFVHGNVSSSHFYQPTMLALPAGVRALAIDLRGFGDSETKPVDATRGLRDFADDVRAVLDALGLDAVHLVGWSMGGGVVLQVALDAPERVLSLTLESPVSPYGFGGTHGADGVRNDGDGAGTGGGGANPDFVARLASGDATAEEQTSPRTVYRTAYVAQPERQAANEDAWVASMLTTKTGVDNYPGDGVASENWPGFAAGTRGVLNTMAPQHLDLSGIVDLAVKPPILWVRGEKDAIVSDASFFDLNQLGLLGVIPGWPGADIAPPQPMITQTRAVLDRYAAAGGAYREVALPEAGHAPHLDEPQTFDRELAAHIGV; encoded by the coding sequence ATGACCGCTGCCCTGTTCGATGGCATCGATGCCCACCGCATCCAGACCGCCCGGTACACCGCGAATGTGCTGGAGCGTCCGGCGGCCGACCCGGAGGCGCCGACCGCGACCGTGGTGTTCGTGCACGGCAACGTCTCGTCGTCGCACTTCTACCAGCCGACCATGCTGGCCCTTCCTGCCGGGGTGCGGGCGCTCGCGATCGATCTGCGCGGGTTCGGTGACAGCGAGACGAAGCCGGTCGATGCCACGCGCGGACTGCGCGACTTCGCCGACGACGTGCGGGCCGTGCTCGACGCTCTCGGCCTCGACGCGGTGCATCTCGTGGGCTGGAGCATGGGTGGCGGCGTGGTGCTGCAGGTCGCGCTCGATGCCCCCGAGCGGGTGTTGTCGCTCACGCTCGAATCGCCGGTCTCGCCCTACGGCTTCGGCGGCACACACGGCGCGGACGGTGTGCGCAACGACGGCGACGGCGCCGGCACGGGGGGTGGCGGCGCAAACCCGGACTTCGTGGCGCGGCTCGCGAGTGGAGACGCCACAGCCGAGGAGCAGACCTCGCCGCGTACCGTGTACCGCACCGCCTACGTCGCACAGCCCGAGCGGCAGGCCGCGAACGAAGATGCCTGGGTGGCGTCGATGCTCACCACGAAGACCGGTGTCGACAACTACCCGGGCGACGGCGTGGCCTCGGAGAACTGGCCCGGCTTCGCTGCCGGCACGCGAGGGGTGCTCAACACCATGGCCCCGCAGCACCTCGACCTCTCGGGCATCGTCGATCTCGCCGTGAAGCCTCCGATCCTCTGGGTGCGCGGGGAGAAGGACGCGATCGTGTCGGATGCGTCGTTCTTCGACCTCAACCAGCTGGGGTTGCTCGGCGTGATCCCCGGATGGCCCGGCGCCGACATCGCGCCCCCGCAGCCCATGATCACGCAGACGCGCGCCGTGCTGGACCGCTACGCCGCGGCCGGTGGCGCCTACCGCGAAGTCGCGCTCCCCGAGGCCGGGCACGCCCCGCACCTCGACGAGCCGCAGACCTTCGACCGCGAGCTGGCCGCGCATATCGGGGTCTGA
- a CDS encoding alpha/beta fold hydrolase: MSTLAVSAFGPADAGPALLAIHGITANGRSWQTVAAHLPERRLLAPDLRGRGRSNLLPGPYGLRQHATDLAAVLDADGGGARAVLGHSMGAFVAVALAAARPDLVARLVLVDGGFPLALPADAASAEDLDIGALLGPAAQRLSMVFADDDAYLDFWRQHPAFLRDWSPAVEAYARYDLDGEPPHRRPSTVASAMLQDGAELYGPDWYIAALRSLRMPVTVLRAPRGLTDTEPLYGAGALEAFRVLVPQLAIVEVDDVNHYTILFAERGASRVAAAASSASSPEIPTKEST, from the coding sequence ATGAGCACGCTGGCGGTGTCGGCCTTCGGACCTGCGGATGCCGGACCGGCGCTGCTCGCAATCCACGGCATCACGGCGAACGGACGGTCGTGGCAGACGGTCGCCGCGCACCTGCCGGAGCGCCGCCTGCTCGCGCCGGATCTGCGCGGTCGCGGCCGCAGCAACCTGCTCCCCGGCCCCTACGGGCTGCGACAGCACGCGACCGACCTCGCTGCGGTGCTCGACGCCGACGGTGGGGGTGCGCGCGCCGTGCTCGGGCATTCGATGGGGGCCTTCGTCGCGGTCGCCCTCGCCGCAGCTCGCCCTGACCTCGTCGCCCGCCTGGTGCTGGTCGACGGCGGATTCCCTCTCGCGCTTCCCGCGGACGCCGCGAGCGCCGAAGACCTCGACATCGGAGCGCTGCTCGGCCCTGCGGCGCAGCGTCTGTCGATGGTGTTCGCCGATGACGACGCGTACCTCGACTTCTGGCGGCAGCATCCGGCGTTCCTCCGCGACTGGTCACCCGCGGTCGAGGCCTACGCGCGCTATGACCTCGACGGCGAGCCGCCGCACCGCCGGCCCTCCACCGTGGCGAGCGCGATGCTTCAGGACGGCGCCGAGCTCTACGGCCCCGACTGGTACATCGCTGCGCTGCGCTCGCTGCGGATGCCGGTGACCGTGCTGCGCGCCCCTCGCGGGCTGACCGACACCGAGCCGCTGTACGGCGCCGGCGCTCTCGAGGCCTTCCGCGTGCTGGTACCCCAGTTGGCGATCGTCGAGGTCGACGACGTGAACCACTACACGATCCTGTTCGCCGAACGGGGGGCCTCCCGTGTCGCCGCGGCGGCATCTTCTGCATCCTCACCCGAGATCCCGACGAAGGAGTCGACATGA
- a CDS encoding 3-hydroxybutyrate dehydrogenase yields MTPQGTARGTDLKGRTALVTGAASGIGAACAATLAEAGAHVLVADRDADGAARVAASIGGEALVVDLGDLDALAAGTFDADILVNNAGIQTVAPIVDFDPLIFRRMLDIMVTAPFLLTRAVLPGMYVRGWGRIVNISSVHGIRASEFKSAYVTAKHALEGLSKVTALEGAAHGVTSNCLNPGYVRTPLVEKQIADQARVHGIPESEVVEKVMLVESAIKRLLEPSEVADLALWLCGDTAASVTGASYAMDGGWSAR; encoded by the coding sequence ATGACGCCGCAGGGGACGGCACGCGGCACGGATCTGAAGGGCAGGACCGCTCTCGTCACGGGAGCGGCCAGTGGGATCGGTGCCGCGTGTGCCGCCACGCTCGCGGAGGCGGGGGCGCATGTGCTGGTCGCGGACCGCGATGCCGACGGCGCCGCGCGCGTGGCCGCATCGATCGGCGGGGAAGCCCTCGTGGTCGACCTCGGCGATCTCGATGCCCTCGCCGCCGGCACGTTCGATGCCGACATCCTGGTGAACAACGCCGGCATCCAGACCGTGGCGCCGATCGTCGACTTCGATCCGCTGATCTTCCGACGGATGCTCGACATCATGGTCACTGCGCCGTTCCTGCTGACCAGGGCAGTCCTGCCGGGCATGTACGTCCGCGGCTGGGGGCGCATCGTCAACATCAGCTCGGTGCACGGCATCCGCGCGAGCGAGTTCAAGTCCGCCTACGTCACCGCCAAGCACGCACTGGAGGGTCTCTCGAAGGTCACGGCTCTCGAGGGGGCGGCGCACGGCGTCACCAGCAACTGCCTGAACCCGGGCTACGTGCGCACGCCGCTGGTCGAGAAGCAGATCGCCGACCAGGCACGCGTGCATGGCATCCCCGAGTCCGAGGTGGTCGAGAAGGTCATGCTCGTCGAGTCCGCGATCAAGCGACTGCTCGAACCCTCCGAGGTGGCCGACCTCGCGCTCTGGCTCTGCGGCGACACCGCGGCGTCGGTCACCGGTGCCTCGTACGCGATGGACGGCGGATGGAGCGCGCGATGA
- a CDS encoding LysR family transcriptional regulator produces MAHFPAPPLSADDLLVLLAVARTGRFTTAGQQLGLNHTTIARRIAALEAQLGGRVLSREDGGWELTPLGTRALTAAESVERALGGLDARDDERVEGLIRLSATDGFSGFVAAPAMAALQERHPDVRLEIVTGTRQASQQRAGADLEVVVGRPQVRRARAVHLGDYALGLYASRDYLRRHPTPQTLDDLAGKPLVYFIESMLHVDSLDDARRAVPGMTDAVASTNVYVHVDATRGGAGFGLLPAFLADPHDDLVRLLPHLVSQRLPYWLVARPEALRQPAVAAFLEALQLRLQEVRPQLLGEH; encoded by the coding sequence ATGGCGCATTTCCCCGCACCGCCTCTGAGCGCGGATGACCTGCTCGTACTGCTCGCGGTCGCGCGCACCGGCCGCTTCACGACCGCCGGCCAGCAGCTGGGGCTCAACCACACCACGATCGCCCGACGCATCGCCGCGCTCGAGGCGCAGCTGGGCGGCCGGGTGCTCTCGCGGGAGGACGGCGGATGGGAGCTGACACCGCTCGGCACCCGTGCCCTGACCGCGGCGGAGAGCGTGGAGCGCGCGCTCGGCGGCCTCGACGCCCGCGACGACGAGCGCGTGGAAGGCCTCATCCGCCTGTCGGCCACCGACGGCTTCAGCGGCTTCGTCGCGGCGCCTGCGATGGCGGCACTGCAGGAGCGGCATCCCGATGTGCGACTCGAGATCGTCACCGGCACCCGGCAGGCGTCACAGCAGCGCGCCGGAGCAGACCTCGAGGTCGTGGTGGGTCGCCCGCAGGTGCGCCGCGCCCGCGCCGTCCATCTCGGCGACTACGCGCTGGGGCTCTATGCGAGCCGCGACTACCTGCGTCGGCATCCGACGCCGCAGACGCTCGACGACCTCGCCGGCAAGCCGCTCGTGTACTTCATCGAATCGATGCTGCACGTCGACTCGCTCGACGACGCGCGTCGAGCCGTGCCGGGGATGACGGATGCCGTCGCCAGCACCAACGTCTACGTGCACGTGGATGCGACCCGCGGCGGCGCCGGGTTCGGTCTGCTGCCGGCGTTCCTCGCCGATCCGCACGACGACCTCGTGCGGCTGCTGCCGCATCTCGTCTCACAGCGCCTGCCGTACTGGCTGGTCGCGCGTCCTGAGGCGCTGCGTCAGCCCGCGGTCGCCGCGTTCCTGGAAGCTCTGCAGCTACGGCTTCAGGAAGTGCGCCCGCAGCTCCTCGGCGAGCACTGA
- the rlmN gene encoding 23S rRNA (adenine(2503)-C(2))-methyltransferase RlmN has translation MTEPTRIRSTGPATPQVRPKTEGWTQQKDAEGRPLLQFASPKRGKPPVHLADLTPAQRVEKVKELGLPGFRAKQLSTHYFRHYTSDPEQMTDLPADTREQLVAGMLPPLLTEVRRLETDRGDTIKFLWRLHDGALVESVLMRYPGRITLCVSSQAGCGMNCPFCATGQAGLTRNMSTAEIVEQIVRANRLIAEGGLGGKKSDDHSMERVSNIVFMGMGEPLANYKRVMDAVRSMVAPQPDGLGMSARGITVSTVGLVPAIKKLADEGIPVTFALSLHAPDDHLRDELIPVNSRWKVDEALDAARYYYEKTGRRVSIEYALIKDMNDHAWRADLLAEKLNERGRGWVHVNPIPLNPTPGSIWTSSTREAQNEFVRRLNDAGIPTTLRDTRGKEIDGACGQLVATTEDEAASAAMA, from the coding sequence ATGACTGAGCCCACTCGCATCCGTTCCACGGGTCCCGCCACGCCGCAGGTGCGCCCGAAGACGGAGGGATGGACCCAGCAGAAGGATGCCGAAGGCCGTCCGCTCCTGCAGTTCGCCAGCCCCAAGCGCGGCAAGCCGCCGGTGCACCTGGCCGACCTCACGCCCGCCCAGCGCGTCGAGAAGGTCAAGGAGCTCGGGCTGCCCGGCTTCCGTGCCAAGCAGCTGTCGACCCACTACTTCCGCCACTACACGTCCGACCCCGAGCAGATGACCGACCTCCCGGCCGACACGCGGGAGCAGCTCGTCGCCGGGATGCTGCCGCCGCTGCTCACCGAGGTGCGGCGCCTCGAGACCGACCGTGGCGACACCATCAAGTTCCTGTGGCGCCTGCACGACGGTGCGCTGGTCGAGTCCGTGCTCATGCGCTACCCCGGCCGCATCACGCTGTGCGTGTCGAGCCAGGCCGGCTGCGGCATGAACTGCCCGTTCTGCGCCACCGGCCAGGCCGGACTGACCCGCAACATGTCGACGGCCGAGATCGTCGAGCAGATCGTGCGCGCGAACCGCCTGATCGCCGAGGGCGGCCTGGGCGGCAAGAAGTCCGACGATCACAGCATGGAGCGCGTCTCCAACATCGTCTTCATGGGCATGGGTGAGCCGCTCGCCAACTACAAGCGGGTCATGGACGCGGTGCGCAGCATGGTCGCCCCGCAGCCCGACGGCCTGGGCATGAGCGCCCGCGGCATCACGGTGTCGACCGTCGGCCTGGTGCCGGCGATCAAGAAGCTCGCGGATGAGGGCATCCCCGTCACCTTCGCCCTGTCGCTGCACGCACCCGACGACCACCTTCGCGATGAGCTCATCCCGGTCAACTCGCGTTGGAAGGTCGACGAGGCGCTCGACGCCGCCCGGTACTACTACGAGAAGACCGGCCGCCGCGTCTCGATCGAGTACGCGCTGATCAAGGACATGAACGATCACGCGTGGCGTGCGGATCTGCTCGCCGAGAAGCTCAACGAGCGCGGTCGCGGCTGGGTGCACGTGAACCCGATCCCGCTGAACCCGACCCCCGGGTCCATCTGGACCTCGTCGACGCGCGAGGCGCAGAACGAGTTCGTGCGCCGGCTCAACGACGCCGGCATCCCGACGACCCTGCGCGACACCCGCGGCAAGGAGATCGACGGAGCCTGCGGGCAGCTCGTCGCGACGACTGAGGACGAGGCCGCGTCCGCAGCGATGGCCTGA
- a CDS encoding ribosomal protein L7/L12: MDIVWVVGIVIALIVVVIILNAAFKGMRPKAPEAQVYTPTAATPRSAPATSAMSTVSGLTPAVIAEIDRLVAAGQKINAIKVLREHSGLSLKDAKDRIDHWSASTTAPHLAAVSNAGAAYSSITPASATPSSVRAALPASVVADIDRLVAGNQQIAAIKLVREHTGLGLKESKNVIDAWGPHHIR; this comes from the coding sequence ATGGACATCGTCTGGGTCGTCGGGATCGTCATCGCACTGATCGTGGTCGTGATCATCCTGAACGCGGCGTTCAAGGGCATGCGGCCCAAGGCGCCGGAGGCTCAGGTGTACACGCCCACCGCCGCGACGCCGCGCTCCGCCCCCGCCACCTCTGCGATGTCGACCGTCTCCGGGCTGACTCCCGCGGTGATCGCCGAGATCGATCGACTGGTGGCTGCGGGCCAGAAGATCAACGCCATCAAGGTGCTGCGCGAACACAGCGGCCTCAGCTTGAAGGACGCGAAGGACCGTATCGACCACTGGTCGGCCAGCACCACCGCACCCCACCTCGCGGCCGTCTCGAACGCCGGCGCCGCGTACTCGTCGATCACGCCAGCGTCGGCCACTCCCTCATCCGTGCGGGCGGCGCTTCCGGCATCCGTGGTGGCGGACATCGACCGGCTCGTCGCCGGCAACCAGCAGATCGCCGCGATCAAGCTGGTGCGCGAACACACCGGACTTGGCCTGAAGGAGTCGAAGAACGTGATCGACGCCTGGGGCCCGCACCACATCCGCTGA